A stretch of DNA from Acidobacteriota bacterium:
GCCATCACGGAGGAGGAGAACGGCAGCTATCTGCATTCGGCCAGAATTGCGTACCGCATACCGTCTGTGATTCGGCTTACGGAGTTCCGGCGTATTCCCCATCAGTCGCGTCCACTTTCCCGCAAGAACATCCTGATCCGCGACCGCTACACGTGCCAGTTCTGCTACAAGGTTTTTCCGGCTGCCGAATTGACGCTCGACCACATCATCCCGCGATCAAGGGGCGGTCACTCCGACTGGGACAATCTTGTTGCCTGCTGTCATGCCTGCAACAGCCGTAAAGGCGATCGGTTGCCTGAAGAGGCGGGTCTCACATTGCGCCGCCAGCCGCGGCCTTTCACTCTTCACACCAGCCGCCACATCATGCGGATGCTCGGCCGGGCGGACCAGCGCTGGCGCAAGTACCTGTTCTATTGATTTGACAGGCGAGTGAACACGCTAGCCAGAGATGCTGGGCGCGCGGCCTATGCTCCACCCAGCGGGACCGCTGCCAGGAAATTCAACAAACGAACCATGGCAAGCGTATCCAGGCTGCAGTATTCCAGAAGAGCGTTGCGCAATCTTGCCTTTTCCTGATCGCTTACATGGCCGCGGACCATCTTCTCCCAGGCCAGCCCTGCCTCCTCGCCCTCCGCCACCTCCATCCCTTCATACGCCATGTCGGGAAGAAGCGCCGGCAGCACCTTCTTCAGGGAGAACGAACCCCTGAATTGCGGATGATAGACATTCACTCTGACGATATCCAGAAGGTCCCAGAGCCTTGCCCGGATTTGTGAAATCCGGCCGGCATATTCAGGAAGCCAACGTCCCAGTTCTTCCAGGCGCTGGGATTCAAACACCTGGTTGTAAACAATCACGTGGCCCTCCAGCCCAAGGACGTCCAGCAGTGAAGCGATAAAAGGCGATCTGGGGTCGCTGCCGTCCTCTGCAAGAAACTCATGGTGTTCCGTCGCGCCGCATGGGGTTTTCCTGACGTGAACAGACCACTGGAATGGAATAGGGTCGTATGGCCTCATGCCGGCAAATCGCGGGAGGGCCGGGTTCAGAGTTTCGAAATCCATAAAGTAGAGTGGATAAGCTAACTTGCCAATCGCCCGCTTCAAGCCTTTGCCGAAATAGGGTGTCCGAGTCTGGACGCAGTGGATGGCGCGCTGTTGCCGTTCACTGAGGGGGAAATTTGCAGGAATATCATGGACGGAAGTGATGCCCCTGGCGGCAAGTTGAT
This window harbors:
- a CDS encoding HNH endonuclease, with amino-acid sequence MAEASESLLQAPVLVLNATYEPINVTAARRAIVLVLKGNAITEEENGSYLHSARIAYRIPSVIRLTEFRRIPHQSRPLSRKNILIRDRYTCQFCYKVFPAAELTLDHIIPRSRGGHSDWDNLVACCHACNSRKGDRLPEEAGLTLRRQPRPFTLHTSRHIMRMLGRADQRWRKYLFY
- a CDS encoding DUF2779 domain-containing protein; translation: MASKNHSVVRLTKSRFMAGVQCLKRLYFQVHHPEFAARPDESAVAKLAQGREVGELARRAFPGGVLVEAGQLKLPEAIKQTAQLVSDQDVQTIFEGTFRQDNIVVRTDILAREPQDGWRLVEAKASTDVKKHHPYDIGIQQYVLHASGIQASPCLMHLNRNYAYDGRDYDLRALFKVQNVGPEIEKLRGNLPEMIRQQRAALSQPDPPDIQPGPQCKDPVLCEFYDYCNPELPEDHIRLLPGISSTKVNQLAARGITSVHDIPANFPLSERQQRAIHCVQTRTPYFGKGLKRAIGKLAYPLYFMDFETLNPALPRFAGMRPYDPIPFQWSVHVRKTPCGATEHHEFLAEDGSDPRSPFIASLLDVLGLEGHVIVYNQVFESQRLEELGRWLPEYAGRISQIRARLWDLLDIVRVNVYHPQFRGSFSLKKVLPALLPDMAYEGMEVAEGEEAGLAWEKMVRGHVSDQEKARLRNALLEYCSLDTLAMVRLLNFLAAVPLGGA